In Malassezia restricta chromosome VII, complete sequence, the sequence ATACGAGCGAGTGGGCTGAGCGTATGCCACATGCACCTGAGGTGTCGCCGCCCTATGTCGCAGGCGTGCCGCCTGGGTCCCTGCTGTTttcacgacgcgcaggCAAAGCACCTCGAGAATCGATGGCCGGCCCTCGTATACCCACCGCACCTGCCCATCCAGACGCACGCGTGCAACAACTGTCGTGGTCGAGTGAGCAGGATGCGTTtgtgcaggcgctcgccaAGCAGTACCACGACCATTGGTCCCTGGTGGCCGATCTGTTCAATGCAGCATGTTTTGTCATTCCCACAGAGAAGCGCACGGCATGGGACTGCTACGACCGATGCCAATGGctcgccaccgccgccgatCAGCGGCCCTCCCGTCCAGCGCCCCGTGACAGCAAACAAGCGTACCGGCAGCACTTGCTGGATATGATGCGCAAATGGGCCAAGCGGCGCGAGCAAATCCAGCGGCAGGCAGCGGCGAATGCAGCGGCGAATGCGTCCATGGAGCGAGCGAATCTGACGGCCCACGATACGCACACCCAGGTCAAGATGACAACGACACCGACGCCCCAGGCTCTGAGTGCGCTCAAGGCCGAGCGTGATCAGGCGGCGATTCGGCAGTTctttgagcagcagcgcgcggCACAGTTTGCGTacgctcagcagcagcagcgcctgcagtTGGttcaggcgcaggcggcacaggcCAACGACGACCCCCATCGCAAGGCAGCGGCTGTGGCCATGtcggccagcgccagcggTGCAGCACCCGCGGCGGGTGTGGCAGCAGCTCAGTCGCCCTCGGCGGCAGGTACGACTAGCGGCAGCGGTCCATCCCCCGCCGCGTCGGCAGCCCTGCTGTCCCGGTCGACCTCCGGtccagcgccaccgccacctCATGTCACAGCcacatcgtcgccgtcgtccaCGTCCCTCCCTCCACAGCAGCAGTACCTTGCAGCTATGTCAGCGAATCAGGgagcagcgacggcggcagccGCGGCGACCAAGCCGACCCCGGCGCCAGCACAGCCGCCTGTGATGATGGCCGGACCGTCTTTGCCCTTGGCCCGGGCTGCGCAGCCGTATTTCGGCGTCGATTCGGCCGCCATCCCCGCTGCGACGTCCGCGTCACCGTTGTCGGCCGCGAATCTCAAGGCATCCACACAGCCCACAGGCTCGCCGATCGTGGCTTCGGCCACACAGGGACCGCCACGTCCACCGCAGCCTATTGTGATTGCTTCTTCTGCCTCACCGTCTTCGAGATTAGCTCATCCGGCTCCGGCAGGCGTTGGGTTCGACGCACAGGCTACGGGGACACCCAGTCCTATGAGCacgcctgccgcgcctgcgATACCCATGACGAATGCGGCGGCTCCGGGTGTCAATGCCGTCGGTCGACCGCCTACCGCAGTGGCAGGCCCCGGCTCATCGTACTTGGGATCTACCCAGGCCGCGCCGACGTCAGCCCCACCCAatctgcatgcgctgcagcagcaattGGCAATTACGCTCGCTGCTTCGCACCTGAGTCAGGAGCAGATCAACAGCCTGGCCATCCAGCTGTACAAGCAGGCgcaacagcagcagcaacaaCAACGCGCGCAGCCTGACGGCCACTCACAAGGCTCGGCCCCGACGGGTTTGgtgggccatgcgccacgatTCGTGCCGGTGCCGCAGCCCAGCGCAGGCTCACATACGACGTCGTTGCCTGCGAACCATCATGCCACGCCCCCATCTCGACAGACGTAGTCGCTATGTAGACAAAAGATACGCTACTACCAACCAACCCCACAGATGGGGCGTGAGGGCGCGAGGTGATACGGCGCCCGAGGCCGGGCCCGTGAAGCTCTGTACGTGGGCCTGCTGGTTGATGGACGAGACAAAGTCGCGGCCACAAACTGACTTGGCTCGCTCGTAGATGCTCTGCTGCGACTTGAGCACGTCCGAGTTCTCCAGGCCCGGTGCATAGGGCGACGAAAGCTCGTAGGAAATGTACGCGGCCAGCACGTGTTTCGAGCATTCCGTGCACAACACATCCGGGTCAGACTCGCCTGACAAGAAAAAGAAGACTTGCTGCGGGGCGAGGGAGGGGAGCTGAGAAGTGTTGATCGCAGGGGAAGAGGATGCATTCGTCGCTGCCATCATGTGGCTGCGTGGGATGGTCGGCAAGACGCGAGCCCAGTACGCCTCACTGTACACGTCCTGGGGCAGAGGCATAGCTCGCTTGGTCTTGGAACTCTTCTTCGCCGCCTTCTTGGTGATCGTCGGCAGGCAATACCGGCCAGATGCGTCCTTGGAGCACACGGCATCACGGAAGGGATTGAATATGTACAGGTATTCGTACAACTGCAGAATCTCGGGATGTCGGGCCTCGAGCTCATCTGTGCATTGGTTCCAGAACTCGAAGAGAAAGTAGCGCACAAGGTGTCGGTCGCATCCATTCTGTGCCTGGCACAGCTTCtccatcgacgacgagagCGCCACAGAGCGGCTCGAGTTCGTCGACTGCTGTGCGAATGTGTTCGTGGCTACAATGAGCGGCTCAGTGCATTGCTGGAACACCTTGTCCTGATCAAGTTCCTGCAGGAGCTGAGAACAGCTGTCCGAGATGCCGTCCGGTATGTTGTCGATGATCGCCATGTGCGGCGATGACGCTGTGCCATGCACGACTCCCACGGCCGCTATCCATAGCGCCCAGGCGGCCCACATGAGCCGCACCAGCCTCATATCGCGTCAGCTCTGTCCAGCTctggcgtcggcggcggcgctgcccCCCAATCACGTCGTGGGCGGTCGGCACGCGGCTTGGGCCCTAGGCTCCTATGTACCCAATCGCTCGATCGAGGACCTCCACTAAATGCAGCATACGGTCCCTGTCCTCCACGGCGAGCGTCTCGAACGACACGAGGCCGTAGTCCTCGACAATGTCGCCGAGTACCTCGTACATCTGTGCGACACGCggctgcgtggcgtgcaAGTGATCTGACATGTAGTGTAGGTCCTGTACTTCTGTATAGTAGTCGAGGGGAAAGACTGGTCGTTAGAGTGGCCGTACGTACTCAGCTGCGACTGCTGCTCTTCATCGAGCAGATCGAATTTGCTGAGGACATTGACATGTGGAAGCTCGAGCATGagcatcgcacgcagcgcaaGCACCAGAAGCGCCACGTAGCGCGCGGGATCTGTGATGTGCGTGGCGTCCGACAAGTGAACGGCGACCAGCTGCGCGGTGAGACAAGGGTACGTACGCGCCAGTCCTGCTtctgcaggcgctcgagaaTGCGCTGGAGACTGGGATGATTGGTCGAGAGCTCCACCTGTCCAGGCAGGTCGAAGAGGACATAGTCATGCTCCAAGGCTGCGAGGCGCGACTCGAGCCAGTCGATATTGTGCTCCAGGTACTCCATGCAGTACAGCATCGCGCCATTCGGTCCTAGATCCAGCTCGGCCATGACGTCCGAGACGGAAATGAGGTCCGAGAGGGAGATGTCACAGGGGTAGGGGACGCGTTCGTTGGCCGGATCCAGATTGACGATATGGACGCCGCGTTTCAAGGCAGAGAAGAACTGGGTCAGTGTGTGCCTGCTTACCTGGTACATGCCATAGCAGTACGTCGTCTTTCCCGAACCGGGCGGTCCGATCTAGGCGTGGTCAGTGCCTATACCACACGTACAATCAGCTGACCATACCGCACCATGACAGCAAAAGGGAGGGCCGTTGGGTGGAGGCGTCGAAACGGCGCGCCTAGGTCCAGGGAACGTGGGCGCTATGAAGATCTACTTTGTGTGGTGGATGCGCAGCTTGCCGGGCGAGTACTTGAAGTTGGCGGCGTAGCTCTTCGGGGGGATGCGCGCCTTGTGGGGCTGCTGGACCAGGTAGTTCCAGCCCTGCTTCTCGCAAAAGTGGATGGCTGCGTCGAGCGAATCAAACCGCATCGAGAGAGACTGCTGGTGGTCGGCGCTGTTTGTGTGAGCTAGTGAGTACGTACGTGCTGGCCCATCCCATGAGGGGGCTTTCCCAGCGGCCCGAGCCCTGAAGGACCTCGAACTCGACGCGCcagtcgcgcgtgccggCGCGTCCAGACTGCGTCGCGGGCTTGGCTGGCTGGAAGATGCGCACGTAGCGCTGGTGGAGTGAGTTGGGTGCATCGCTCACGACCGAGGCGGCCGTGGGCTCACTGATCCGGTTGACCTGCTCGgcgaccaagtcgcgcTTTTCGCCAGGTGCCGGGCGGGCAGGTACCGTCTGGTGCGCACTGTCCTTGCCGACGCGCAAGCTCGTGTGCATGGTGCGGTACAGCGAGGGCCGCATCGGCAGCGTATGACGGTACAGCAGGCTCCTGATCATCGTCGACATCGTTCGGCAGGAAAAGCGaggccgccgccggcggcCCTACCGACTCGGCGCGCCGATTcgtgtcacgtgatgcagcCTCTCGGCCCctgggcggcgccgtcTGGCCGGGGGCGCGGCCTGCGCAGGCGCCCGCGTCTCGGCGCCCGCGGCCTGGCGCCCGCTCGGCGGGGCGAGGTGCGTGTTTGACCTGGTGGTGTGGTGCGTCGATCGCTGTACGTAGCTATGAAGGGGTGTCTTGGCTCGGCGTGAGCTGGCTGCTGGTTAGTCTGTTCTTCGGGAGAGAGGCATCAGAAAGAACGCAGCATTTTGTCGTCCATGCTAGGCTCGGATAATGTGGATAAGATAGGAACCATCCTCTGCGTGCCTTGGGTCGATACGTACACGATGGTGGGGGTGGAAGAAAAAAAAAGCGGCGACCGTTTTTTCTTCCGGTCCCTTCCTCCACGCGCGAAAAGCGGCCGATTTTCTCCCGCTGTCACTGCTATGGTCGTCGTGTTGCCGGGCGATGTGAtccacgaggcggcgccgtccCTGCAGCAGACCAAGCTGGGGCCGGGCGtgctgcctgcgccgcatgcccCGGAAGCACCTGCTACACTGTCGTCCATACACACGGGCGCGCTGGGCCACattcgcacgcagcagcgcacggcgcaggctGCCGTCCCGATGCATGGCTGGTACGTCGAGTCGGCGCGCCGGCGGTACGTGCCGTGCGAGGGTGATCGGGTAATTGGGCAAGTCACGAATCGCGGCGCTGAGTCGTTTACGGTGACGCTGTTTTCCGCGCACCACGCGTCTCTGCCGGTGCTGGCGTTTGAAGGAGCGTCTCGGCGGAATCGGCCGCACCTCGAGATCGGTGCGCTGGTGTatgcgcgcatcgagaGTGCCGAGCCGTGGACGGAGCCTGTGCTGAGCTGCATTGATCCCGTGCACAACAAGGCCGACGGCATGGGCGAGCTCAAAGTCGCTCAGGAGCCGGAGCTATCGATGGTGTGGCGGGTCAGTGAGCCGCTCGCACGAAGCCTGCTGCGCCCAAGCCACACGCTGCTCCCCAGCGTATCGCGGCACTTTGCGTTTGAGGCGGCGATTGGCGTGAATGGCCTCGTGTGgacgcgcgcctcgcgtgccgagcacgtcgcggcCCTGGGCCGCATCTtggccgctgccgacgaggcgtgccgacagcatgcgctggcgggcgatgcatcgccgacgtcgctgcacaagcgcataggcgagcgcggcgagctGCCTCCCGATACCATATCTCAGCTTGTATAGGACCTATGGACGCCGCTGAccgagcgcgacgccaAACATGCTGCCAAACTTTTTCCAGTCCGGCAGGCCCAACGCGGTGCCGGCGGAAGGCGTCGAGGGCCGtccaggcggcgcatcggcTGCCGACGGCTCGTCGCGAGGGCGATCGCCGCCCGTCTCGGCGTACACGTCCGCATGGGGATCGAGCTCGAGGGACGAGAGCGCGGACGTCGTCGGGAGGGTATCCGGAGCGCGATCGACGGCGGCGAGGAACGCTT encodes:
- a CDS encoding exosome complex component RRP40; the encoded protein is MVVVLPGDVIHEAAPSLQQTKLGPGVLPAPHAPEAPATLSSIHTGALGHIRTQQRTAQAAVPMHGWYVESARRRYVPCEGDRVIGQVTNRGAESFTVTLFSAHHASLPVLAFEGASRRNRPHLEIGALVYARIESAEPWTEPVLSCIDPVHNKADGMGELKVAQEPELSMVWRVSEPLARSLLRPSHTLLPSVSRHFAFEAAIGVNGLVWTRASRAEHVAALGRILAAADEACRQHALAGDASPTSLHKRIGERGELPPDTISQLV
- a CDS encoding component of the NuA4 histone acetyltransferase complex is translated as MSDATTSRVTIDDVRAQTINETETQLNSIVASHREHVRELLYLVQTAEADAHAASYAPPAAPLVPDEHAGLPKLVLPNHAAQELSARLAQTMKLLRENATRNAELKTPLPPPDTATQLPPPPAPLFKVQSQPKNTPHPARNAAVRLPPSPMPRPVEYDQTLPNPTPPLTLQTLAPNPLSVTYASSLRPLPPDPSRRVTGIGTGGGSVHHRTRRSTQRPGPMAKPVKGTAGPDLLRWQVRIRACPSASLVRKASKCLLTGDWKVAFTEQKFLRAMMRMEDMKQQGLWSFRQPKRVKGRVERKTHWDYVLEEMRWMQTDFREERKWKLAMAYEFAHQIAQWHRSSPEERASLCVSRRRVEPMQWEEPEPAPGSEPEPAPEAESEAESDPKARVQDDPADEPRDEKPSNEPDIDVDADAEGEDDSQAMPRLTYTEPPAKADEPAQPMRSDANKETTLSDKLPLALVTAIRAPIFSLDTTATTVSPWSLLEHLDPQTSAALMRMDDAPSIDPEQLDFDKLFPELPPYAPPNASDDPASQKRRDESQAQSTRLVHVSRLLDAKPILVSTLDPARYRENGHWVDTSEWAERMPHAPEVSPPYVAGVPPGSLLFSRRAGKAPRESMAGPRIPTAPAHPDARVQQLSWSSEQDAFVQALAKQYHDHWSLVADLFNAACFVIPTEKRTAWDCYDRCQWLATAADQRPSRPAPRDSKQAYRQHLLDMMRKWAKRREQIQRQAAANAAANASMERANLTAHDTHTQVKMTTTPTPQALSALKAERDQAAIRQFFEQQRAAQFAYAQQQQRLQLVQAQAAQANDDPHRKAAAVAMSASASGAAPAAGVAAAQSPSAAGTTSGSGPSPAASAALLSRSTSGPAPPPPHVTATSSPSSTSLPPQQQYLAAMSANQGAATAAAAATKPTPAPAQPPVMMAGPSLPLARAAQPYFGVDSAAIPAATSASPLSAANLKASTQPTGSPIVASATQGPPRPPQPIVIASSASPSSRLAHPAPAGVGFDAQATGTPSPMSTPAAPAIPMTNAAAPGVNAVGRPPTAVAGPGSSYLGSTQAAPTSAPPNLHALQQQLAITLAASHLSQEQINSLAIQLYKQAQQQQQQQRAQPDGHSQGSAPTGLVGHAPRFVPVPQPSAGSHTTSLPANHHATPPSRQT
- a CDS encoding NADH dehydrogenase (ubiquinone) Fe-S protein 4, whose amino-acid sequence is MSTMIRSLLYRHTLPMRPSLYRTMHTSLRVGKDSAHQTVPARPAPGEKRDLVAEQVNRISEPTAASVVSDAPNSLHQRYVRIFQPAKPATQSGRAGTRDWRVEFEVLQGSGRWESPLMGWASTADHQQSLSMRFDSLDAAIHFCEKQGWNYLVQQPHKARIPPKSYAANFKYSPGKLRIHHTK